The following coding sequences are from one Chelonoidis abingdonii isolate Lonesome George chromosome 4, CheloAbing_2.0, whole genome shotgun sequence window:
- the MPEG1 gene encoding macrophage-expressed gene 1 protein → MNKLLGALLSWSLVAWVQGAERPPELPAAAGFQACKKVLNLPGMEVLPGGGWDNLRNLDMGRVISMGYSLCKTTEDGSYIIPDEVFTIPRKQSNLEINSEIIESWMDYQSAFAASVNTEVSLFSSLNGKFSSDFRKMKTHQVKDQAMTTRVQVRNLVYTVKFDPGAALDKGFRQQLVALAVHLENNQTRMADYLAEVLVLNYGTHVITSVDAGASLVQEDQIKSTFVQDNMSTRSAITAAAGASFHSIINFSVSESLSMENSFTKQYLSNRTNSRVESIGGVPFYPGITLKAWQVGTTNQLVAIDRSGLPLHFFITPRSLPELPSPTVKKLSRRVELAARRYYTFNTYPGCTDTTSPNFNFHANADDGSCKVAETNFTFGGAYQECVPLWGPDASVLCQGLEHRNPLTRGFSCPVGYTPVRLSTQEREEGYSHLECHSSCRLLLFCKRVCQDVFWLSKVQFSAFWCMARSQVPENSGYLFGGLFSSRSVNPLTNAQSCPSGFFQLRLFDQLQLCVSTDYEIGHRYSVPFGGLFSCETGNPLAGAHQGTVDDPYLKRCPAGFSQHLALISDGCQVEYCVQSATFTGGALPPVRLPPYTRPPAMTLVDTDTVLVTNANGERSWVKDAQTQLWRLGDPTETRHAAGLGGGGGLSGKATAGVTVAVTTGLAILIALAIYGSRRYKARGYRTVEEGQSLMPDSSAYGTAAELGEQCQQDPESQMG, encoded by the coding sequence ATGAACAAATTGCTGGGGGCTCTCCTCTCTTGGAGCCTGGTGGCCTGGGTGCAAGGAGCAGAGAGGCctccagagctaccagctgctgctgggtttcAGGCATGTAAGAAAGTCCTGAATCTCCCAGGGATGGAGGTACTGCCGGGCGGGGGCTGGGACAACCTCAGGAACCTGGATATGGGGAGAGTGATCAGCATGGGCTACTCGCTGTGCAAGACCACAGAGGATGGGTCCTACATCATCCCAGATGAGGTCTTCACCATCCCCCGCAAGCAGAGCAACCTGGAGATCAACTCGGAGATCATAGAATCTTGGATGGACTACCAGAGCGCCTTCGCCGCCTCGGTCAACACAGAGgtctccctcttctcctctctcaaTGGCAAGTTCTCCAGTGACTTCCGCAAGATGAAGACCCACCAGGTGAAGGACCAGGCCATGACCACCCGGGTTCAGGTCAGGAACCTGGTCTACACTGTCAAGTTTGACCCTGGGGCAGCCCTGGACAAGGGCTTCCGCCAGCAGCTGGTGGCCCTTGCTGTGCACCTGGAGAACAACCAGACCCGGATGGCAGACTACTTGGCAGAGGTGCTGGTGCTGAACTATGGTACCCATGTCATTACCTCGGTGGATGCTGGCGCCAGCCTGGTGCAAGAGGATCAGATCAAATCCACCTTTGTCCAGGACAACATGTCCACACGGAGTGCCATCACTGCCGCAGCTGGGGCCTCCTTCCACAGCATCATCAACTTCAGCGTCAGCGAGTCACTGAGCATGGAGAACTCCTTCACCAAGCAGTACCTGTCCAACCGCACCAACTCCCGGGTGGAGAGCATTGGTGGCGTGCCCTTCTATCCAGGGATCACCCTCAAGGCCTGGCAAGTGGGCACCACCAACCAGCTGGTGGCTATTGACCGCTCTGGCTTGCCCTTGCATTTCTTCATCACGCCCAGGAGCCTGCCGGAGCTACCCAGCCCCACAGTGAAGAAGCTCTCCCGGAGAGTAGAGTTGGCTGCCCGCCGCTACTACACCTTCAACACCTACCCTGGCTGCACCGACACCACCTCGCCAAACTTCAACTTCCACGCCAACGCCGACGATGGCTCCTGCAAAGTGGCTGAGACCAACTTTACCTTCGGGGGCGCCTACCAGGAGTGCGTCCCTCTGTGGGGCCCGGATGCATCAGTCCTTTGCCAGGGGCTAGAACACAGGAACCCACTCACCAGGGGGTTCTCCTGCCCTGTGGGCTACACCCCGGTGCGACTGAGCACCCAGGAGAGGGAAGAAGGCTACAGCCACCTGGAGTGCCACAGCTCCTGTAGGCTGTTGCTGTTCTGCAAGAGAGTGTGTCAGGATGTGTTCTGGCTGTCCAAGGTCCAGTTCAGTGCCTTCTGGTGCATGGCAAGAAGCCAGGTCCCTGAGAACTCAGGGTACCTCTTCGGGGGTCTCTTCAGCTCTCGGAGCGTCAATCCCTTGACCAATGCCCAGTCTTGCCCCTCCGGCTTCTTTCAGCTGAGGCTCTTTGACCAGCTCCAGCTGTGTGTCAGCACAGACTATGAGATAGGGCACAGGTACTCCGTGCCCTTCGGGGGGCTCTTCAGCTGCGAGACAGGGAACCCCTTGGCAGGGGCCCACCAGGGGACCGTGGATGACCCCTACCTGAAGCGCTGCCCGGCGGGATTCAGCCAGCACCTGGCTCTGATCAGCGATGGCTGCCAagtggagtactgcgtccagtctGCGACCTTCACCGGAggggccctgcccccagtgcggCTCCCTCCCTACACCCGCCCACCCGCCATGACCCTGGTGGACACTGACACCGTACTGGTGACCAATGCGAATGGAGAGCGCTCCTGGGTCAAAGACGCCCAGACCCAGCTGTGGCGGCTTGGCGATCCCACTGAGACGCGCCacgctgcagggctgggtggtggagggggcctGTCGGGCAAGGCAACAGCCGGCGTCACGGTGGCCGTCACCACCGGCCTGGCCATCCTCATCGCCCTGGCTATCTACGGCTCCCGGAGGTACAAGGCCAGGGGTTACCGCACAGTGGAGGAAGGGCAGAGCCTGATGCCAGACAGCTCCGCATATGGCACCGCTGCTGAGCTGGGGGAGCAATGCCAGCAAGACCCAGAAAGCCAGATGGGTTAA